The following are encoded together in the Peromyscus leucopus breed LL Stock chromosome 1, UCI_PerLeu_2.1, whole genome shotgun sequence genome:
- the LOC114684574 gene encoding interferon-induced protein with tetratricopeptide repeats 1-like, translated as MRISDEVAFLDIKDTLGMFNLWAYVRHLKGQHEEALHSLKEAEALIQREQLGKRSLVTWGNCAWVHYHMGSLAEAQAYLDKVENTCKELSSPFRYSIECAEMDCEQGWALLKCGRQNYKRAMACFAKALEVKPENPEYNIGYAIIAYRQDCDDNNISLEPLRKAVRLNPEDPFIKVYLALKLQVLGEAAEAETHIEEALSSTSCQHYVFLHAAKYYRRKGCIEKAFPLLHRALQVSPASGYLHYQLGLCYKQQMVPLLASRNKQPRSQSDVQELAQQAICEFQETVQLRPTFEMAYVCMAEVQAEIGQHEEAEANFQKALNMKNLEQIIEQDIHFCYGRYQQFHQKSEDRAITHYLKGLKIEEKTFVWRKLLTALEKVATRRVHQNVQLKESMSLLGLVHKLNGDMEEALQFYERALRLTGGVNPEF; from the coding sequence ATGAGGATCTCAGATGAGGTTGCGTTCCTAGACATCAAGGACACATTAGGAATGTTCAACCTCTGGGCCTATGTGAGACACCTGAAAGGCCAGCATGAGGAAGCCCTGCACAGTTTGAAAGAAGCAGAAGCCTTGATCCAGAGAGAGCAGTTGGGCAAGAGAAGCTTGGTGACCTGGGGCAACTGTGCCTGGGTGCATTACCACATGGGCAGCCTGGCAGAAGCCCAGGCCTACCTGGACAAAGTGGAGAACACATGCAAGGAATTGAGCAGTCCCTTCCGCTATAGTATAGAGTGTGCTGAGATGGACTGTGAGCAAGGCTGGGCCTTGCTGAAGTGTGGAAGACAGAATTATAAACGAGCCATGGCCTGCTTTGCAAAGGCTCTGGAAGTGAAGCCTGAAAACCCTGAATACAACATTGGCTATGCTATTATAGCCTATCGCCAAGACTGTGATGACAATAATATCTCTCTAGAACCCCTAAGGAAGGCTGTCAGGTTAAATCCAGAAGATCCATTTATTAAAGTTTATCTTGCGCTGAAGCTTCAGGTCTTAGGAGAAGCAGCTGAAGCAGAAACACACATTGAAGAAGCCCTCAGTAGCACATCCTGCCAACACTATGTCTTTCTTCATGCAGCCAAGTATTACCGAAGGAAAGGCTGCATAGAAAAGGCTTTCCCTCTGCTACACAGGGCCTTGCAGGTGTCACCTGCCTCTGGCTACCTGCATTACCAACTAGGGCTCTGCTACAAGCAACAAATGGTTCCATTGCTGGCATCTAGAAACAAGCAGCCCAGAAGTCAGAGTGATGTGCAGGAATTGGCACAACAGGCCATTTGTGAATTTCAAGAGACTGTGCAACTCAGGCCCACATTTGAGATGGCTTATGTTTGCATGGCAGAAGTTCAGGCAGAAATCGGCCAacatgaggaagcagaggcaaatttCCAGAAGGCGCTGAACATGAAGAATCTTGAGCAGATAATAGAGCAGGATATTCATTTCTGCTATGGCCGTTACCAACAATTTCATCAGAAATCAGAAGACAGGGCGATCACCCACTACTTAAAAGgtttgaaaatagaagaaaagaccTTTGTCTGGAGGAAACTACTCACAGCTTTGGAGAAAGTGGCCACAAGACGTGTTCACCAGAATGTTCAACTGAAGGAGAGCATGAGCTTGCTCGGGTTAGTCCACAAACTGAACGGGGACATGGAGGAGGCCCTGCAGTTCTATGAGAGGGCTCTAAGGCTCACTGGGGGAGTGAACCCTGAGTTCTGA